Proteins from one Bufo gargarizans isolate SCDJY-AF-19 chromosome 8, ASM1485885v1, whole genome shotgun sequence genomic window:
- the LOC122944934 gene encoding E3 ubiquitin/ISG15 ligase TRIM25-like isoform X1 produces MVKMRRISTSEEASPGGSGCERMASADLRAELDCSICLSLYTDPVSLRCGHNFCRSCIVSALDAQEAAGVYSCPDCRAEYPERPALEKNRKLENIVERFLSAQPDMEETGIFCTYCDSPVPAVRTCLQCEISMCHKHLGAHNKSVDHILTEPTRSFGYKKCSLHKKVLEYYCPQDAVCLCVSCCLVGEHRGHQVELLDEASDKKKKKLEKYLDEGNPQKAKIQTKLQNLQYRQRNIQEKASDKRKNVRKLFMNIKKQLKMVEQKALSEISRQEEKIVSQISDLIKKLEIEEDELSRKMRHVEEMCHVTDPIRLLQESDITVCGHGDDEDTGGDGGKARSEDGLDEVLISLTLHRSMRDIVTNVTSELGLHVPDILLDEDTANIYVEISKDLKTATRMEEEEHGRPRSLRRFLYWPQVLSRCGLSSGRHYWEVKWNQIGRCDIGLSYPSIDKDGDLSAAGDNNKSWCLILEDTEYSVLHDSVRETLHSKPTCPTFGVFLDYKAGRLSFYQLCDPIRHLHTFTASFTEPLHVLLYVEEEASVTILS; encoded by the exons ATGGTGAAGATGAGgcgaatatctacatcagaggaggcatcacctggaggctctggatgtgagag AATGGCGTCTGCTGATCTGAGGGCTGAGCTGGACTGCTCCATCTGCCTGAGCCTCTATACAGACCCCGTATCCCTGAGATGTGGACACAACTTCTGCCGCTCGTGTATTGTGAGTGCGCTGGATGCACAGGAGGCAGCTGGAGTGTATTCCTGTCCTGACTGCAGAGCAGAATATCCAGAGCGTCCGGCCCTGGAGAAGAACAGGAAGCTGGAGAACATAGTGGAGCGTTTCTTATCTGCTCAGCCTGATATGGAGGAGACCGGGATCTTCTGTACTTACTGTGACTCTCCTGTACCGGCTGTGAGGACATGTCTGCAGTGTGAGATCTCCATGTGCCATAAACATCTCGGAGCCCATAACAAGTCAGTGGATCATATATTAACAGAACCCACCAGATCCTTTGGCTACAAAAAATGTTCCCTCCACAAGAAGGTTCTGGAGTATTACTGCCCGCAGGACGCGGTTTGTCTGTGTGTGTCCTGCTGTCTGGTCGGCGAGCACAGGGGACACCAGGTGGAACTTCTAGATGAGGCCTCTgataagaagaagaaaaaactggAGAAATATCTGGATGAAGGAAACCCACAAAAAGCAAAAATTCAGACGAAACTTCAGAATCTGCAGTATCGTCAGAGGAATATCCAGGAGAAGGCCTCTGATAAGAGGAAGAACGTCAGGAAGTTATTTATGAACATtaagaaacaactgaaaatggtAGAACAGAAAGCGCTGAGCGAGATCTCCAGGCAGGAGGAGAAGATTGTGTCCCAGATATCTGATCTGATCAAGAAGCTGGAAATAGAGGAGGACGAGCTGTCCAGGAAGATGCGTCACGTGGAGGAGATGTGTCATGTCACCGACCCAATAAGACTCCTACAAGAAAGTGACATTACAGTATGTGgtcatggagatgatgaggacacAGGGGGAGATGGTGGAAAGGCCAGGTCGGAGGATGGTCTGGATGAGGTTCTGATCTCACTGACCTTACACCGATCTATGAGGGATATTGTCACCAATGTCACATCAGAGCTCGGGCTCCATGTTCCAGACATATTGCTGGATGAGGACACTGCTAATATATATGTGGAAATTTCAAAAGATCTGAAAACTGCAACAAGAATGGAAGAAGAAGAACATGGCAGACCAAGATCACTACGAAGGTTCCTGTATTGGCCCCAGGTGTTAAGCAGATGTGGCCTCTCCTCAGGAAGACATTACTGGGAGGTAAAGTGGAACCAGATAGGAAGGTGTGACATCGGATTGTCCTATCCCAGTATAGATAAGGATGGAGATCTGTCTGCGGCTGGTGATAATAATAAATCTTGGTGTCTGATCTTAGAAGATACAGAATACTCAGTGTTACATGACTCAGTCAGAGAAACGCTACATTCAAAGCCAACATGTCCAACATTTGGGGTCTTCTTAGACTATAAGGCCGGGCGTCTGTCCTTCTATCAGCTGTGTGACCCCATCAGACACTTACACACCTTCACCGCCTCCTTCACTGAACCCCTTCATGTTCTCCTCTATGTAGAGGAGGAAGCCTCTGTTACGATATTAAGCTGA
- the LOC122944934 gene encoding E3 ubiquitin/ISG15 ligase TRIM25-like isoform X2, giving the protein MASADLRAELDCSICLSLYTDPVSLRCGHNFCRSCIVSALDAQEAAGVYSCPDCRAEYPERPALEKNRKLENIVERFLSAQPDMEETGIFCTYCDSPVPAVRTCLQCEISMCHKHLGAHNKSVDHILTEPTRSFGYKKCSLHKKVLEYYCPQDAVCLCVSCCLVGEHRGHQVELLDEASDKKKKKLEKYLDEGNPQKAKIQTKLQNLQYRQRNIQEKASDKRKNVRKLFMNIKKQLKMVEQKALSEISRQEEKIVSQISDLIKKLEIEEDELSRKMRHVEEMCHVTDPIRLLQESDITVCGHGDDEDTGGDGGKARSEDGLDEVLISLTLHRSMRDIVTNVTSELGLHVPDILLDEDTANIYVEISKDLKTATRMEEEEHGRPRSLRRFLYWPQVLSRCGLSSGRHYWEVKWNQIGRCDIGLSYPSIDKDGDLSAAGDNNKSWCLILEDTEYSVLHDSVRETLHSKPTCPTFGVFLDYKAGRLSFYQLCDPIRHLHTFTASFTEPLHVLLYVEEEASVTILS; this is encoded by the coding sequence ATGGCGTCTGCTGATCTGAGGGCTGAGCTGGACTGCTCCATCTGCCTGAGCCTCTATACAGACCCCGTATCCCTGAGATGTGGACACAACTTCTGCCGCTCGTGTATTGTGAGTGCGCTGGATGCACAGGAGGCAGCTGGAGTGTATTCCTGTCCTGACTGCAGAGCAGAATATCCAGAGCGTCCGGCCCTGGAGAAGAACAGGAAGCTGGAGAACATAGTGGAGCGTTTCTTATCTGCTCAGCCTGATATGGAGGAGACCGGGATCTTCTGTACTTACTGTGACTCTCCTGTACCGGCTGTGAGGACATGTCTGCAGTGTGAGATCTCCATGTGCCATAAACATCTCGGAGCCCATAACAAGTCAGTGGATCATATATTAACAGAACCCACCAGATCCTTTGGCTACAAAAAATGTTCCCTCCACAAGAAGGTTCTGGAGTATTACTGCCCGCAGGACGCGGTTTGTCTGTGTGTGTCCTGCTGTCTGGTCGGCGAGCACAGGGGACACCAGGTGGAACTTCTAGATGAGGCCTCTgataagaagaagaaaaaactggAGAAATATCTGGATGAAGGAAACCCACAAAAAGCAAAAATTCAGACGAAACTTCAGAATCTGCAGTATCGTCAGAGGAATATCCAGGAGAAGGCCTCTGATAAGAGGAAGAACGTCAGGAAGTTATTTATGAACATtaagaaacaactgaaaatggtAGAACAGAAAGCGCTGAGCGAGATCTCCAGGCAGGAGGAGAAGATTGTGTCCCAGATATCTGATCTGATCAAGAAGCTGGAAATAGAGGAGGACGAGCTGTCCAGGAAGATGCGTCACGTGGAGGAGATGTGTCATGTCACCGACCCAATAAGACTCCTACAAGAAAGTGACATTACAGTATGTGgtcatggagatgatgaggacacAGGGGGAGATGGTGGAAAGGCCAGGTCGGAGGATGGTCTGGATGAGGTTCTGATCTCACTGACCTTACACCGATCTATGAGGGATATTGTCACCAATGTCACATCAGAGCTCGGGCTCCATGTTCCAGACATATTGCTGGATGAGGACACTGCTAATATATATGTGGAAATTTCAAAAGATCTGAAAACTGCAACAAGAATGGAAGAAGAAGAACATGGCAGACCAAGATCACTACGAAGGTTCCTGTATTGGCCCCAGGTGTTAAGCAGATGTGGCCTCTCCTCAGGAAGACATTACTGGGAGGTAAAGTGGAACCAGATAGGAAGGTGTGACATCGGATTGTCCTATCCCAGTATAGATAAGGATGGAGATCTGTCTGCGGCTGGTGATAATAATAAATCTTGGTGTCTGATCTTAGAAGATACAGAATACTCAGTGTTACATGACTCAGTCAGAGAAACGCTACATTCAAAGCCAACATGTCCAACATTTGGGGTCTTCTTAGACTATAAGGCCGGGCGTCTGTCCTTCTATCAGCTGTGTGACCCCATCAGACACTTACACACCTTCACCGCCTCCTTCACTGAACCCCTTCATGTTCTCCTCTATGTAGAGGAGGAAGCCTCTGTTACGATATTAAGCTGA